Proteins encoded together in one Urocitellus parryii isolate mUroPar1 chromosome 3, mUroPar1.hap1, whole genome shotgun sequence window:
- the Eomes gene encoding eomesodermin homolog isoform X2, with product MQLGEQLLVSSVNLPSAHFYPLESARGGGGGGSTSHLPGAAPSPQRLDLDKAPKKFSSSLSCEAGNGETDASAGAPVAMLSDADAGDTFASASTVAKPGPPDGRKGSPCGEEELPSAAAAAAAAAAATARYSMDSLSSERYYLQSPGPQGSELAAPCSLFPYQAAAGAPHGSVYPAPNGARYPYGSMLPPGGFPAAVCPPGRAQFGPGAGAGSGAGSSGGGGCGPGAYQYSQGAPLYGPYPGAAAAGSCGGLGGLGVPGSGFRAHVYLCNRPLWLKFHRHQTEMIITKQGRRMFPFLSFNINGLNPTAHYNVFVEVVLADPNHWRFQGGKWVTCGKADNNMQGNKMYVHPESPNTGSHWMRQEISFGKLKLTNNKGANNNNTQMIVLQSLHKYQPRLHIVEVTEDGVEDLNEPSKTQTFTFSETQFIAVTAYQNTDITQLKIDHNPFAKGFRDNYDSSHQIVPGGRYGVQSFFPEPFVNTLPQARYYNGERTVPQTNGLLSPQQSEEVANPPQRWLVTPVQQPGTNKLDIGSYESEYTSSTLLPYGIKSLPLQTSHALGYYPDPTFPAMAGWGGRGSYQRKMAAGLPWASRTSPPVFSEDQLSKEKVKEEIGSSWIETPPSIKSLDSNDSGVYTSACKRRRLSPSTSSNDNSPSIKCEDINAEEYSKDTSKGMGGYYAFYTTP from the exons ATGCAGTTAGGCGAGCAGCTCTTGGTGAGCTCTGTGAACCTACCCAGTGCGCACTTCTACCCGTTGGAGAGTGcgcgaggcggcggcggcggagggaGCACCAGCCACCTTCCTGGGGCTGCCCCCTCGCCCCAGAGGCTGGACTTAGACAAAGCACCCAAGAAGTTCTCCAGCAGCCTCTCGTGCGAGGCGGGGAACGGGGAAACTGACGCCAGCGCGGGGGCCCCCGTGGCCATGCTCAGTGACGCCGACGCCGGGGACACCTTTGCCAGCGCCTCTACAGTGGCCAAGCCAGGACCCCCGGACGGCCGCAAGGGCTCCCCCTGCGGAGAGGAGGAGCTGCCTtctgccgctgccgccgccgccgccgctgccgcagCCACCGCGCGCTACTCCATGGACAGCCTGAGCTCGGAGCGCTACTATCTTCAGTCTCCCGGGCCTCAAGGCTCTGAGCTGGCTGCGCCCTGCTCTCTCTTCCCGTACCAGGCAGCGGCCGGGGCGCCTCATGGATCTGTTTACCCAGCTCCCAACGGCGCGCGTTACCCCTATGGCTCCATGCTGCCCCCCGGTGGATTCCCCGCagctgtgtgcccacctgggaggGCACAATTCGGTCCTGGAGCCGGCGCGGGCAGTGGTGCAGGCAGCAGCGGCGGCGGGGGTTGCGGCCCCGGTGCCTATCAGTATAGCCAGGGGGCCCCGCTCTACGGGCCGTACCCTGGAGCAGCAGCGGCCGGCTCTTGCGGAGGATTGGGGGGCCTGGGGGTTCCCGGTTCCGGCTTCCGCGCCCACGTCTACCTGTGCAACCGGCCTCTGTGGCTTAAATTCCATCGTCACCAAACTGAGATGATCATTACGAAACAGGGCAG GCGCATGTTTCCTTTCTTGAGCTTCAACATAAACGGACTCAATCCCACTGCCCACTACAACGTGTTCGTAGAGGTGGTTCTGGCGGACCCTAACCACTGGCGCTTCCAGGGGGGCAAGTGGGTGACCTGCGGCAAAGCCGACAATAACATGCAGG gAAACAAAATGTATGTTCACCCAGAGTCTCCTAATACTGGCTCCCACTGGATGAGACAGGAAATTTCCTTTGGGAAATTAAAACTCACCAATAACAAAGGAGCAAATAACAACAACACCCAG ATGATAGTCTTACAGTCTTTACACAAATACCAACCACGACTGCACATTGTGGAAGTGACAGAGGATGGTGTGGAGGACTTGAATGAGCCCTCGAAGACCCAAACCTTTACCTTCTCAGAAACACAGTTCATTGCAGTGACTGCATATCAAAACACTGAT ATTACTCAACTAAAGATTGATCATAACCCCTTTGCAAAAGGCTTCAGGGACAACTATGATTC ATCCCACCAGATTGTCCCTGGAGGTCGGTACGGCGTTCAGTCCTTCTTCCCGGAGCCCTTTGTCAACACTTTACCTCAAGCCCGATATTATAATGGCGAGAGAACCGTGCCACAGACCAACGGCCTCCTTTCACCCCAACAGAGCGAAGAGGTGGCCAACCCTCCCCAGCGATGGCTTGTCACACCTGTCCAGCAACCTGGGACCAACAAACTAGACATCGGTTCCTATGAATCTGAATATACTTCCAGTACCTTGCTCCCATATGGTATTAAATCCTTGCCCCTCCAGACATCCCATGCCCTGGGGTATTACCCTGACCCAACCTTCCCTGCAATGGCAGGGTGGGGAGGTCGAGGCTCCTACCAGAGGAAGATGGCAGCTGGACTACCGTGGGCCTCCAGAACCAGCCCTCCTGTATTCTCTGAAGATCAGCTCTCCAAGGagaaagtcaaagaagaaattggCTCTTCTTGGATAGAAACACCTCCTTCCATCAAGTCTCTAGATTCCAATGATTCAGGGGTATACACCAGTGCTTGTAAGCGAAGGCGGCTGTCTCCTAGCACCTCCAGTAATGACAATTCTCCCTCCATAAAGTGTGAAGACATTAATGCTGAAGAGTACAGTAAAGACACCTCAAAAGGCATGGGGGGGTATTATGCTTTTTATACAACTCCCTGA
- the Eomes gene encoding eomesodermin homolog isoform X1 translates to MQLGEQLLVSSVNLPSAHFYPLESARGGGGGGSTSHLPGAAPSPQRLDLDKAPKKFSSSLSCEAGNGETDASAGAPVAMLSDADAGDTFASASTVAKPGPPDGRKGSPCGEEELPSAAAAAAAAAAATARYSMDSLSSERYYLQSPGPQGSELAAPCSLFPYQAAAGAPHGSVYPAPNGARYPYGSMLPPGGFPAAVCPPGRAQFGPGAGAGSGAGSSGGGGCGPGAYQYSQGAPLYGPYPGAAAAGSCGGLGGLGVPGSGFRAHVYLCNRPLWLKFHRHQTEMIITKQGRRMFPFLSFNINGLNPTAHYNVFVEVVLADPNHWRFQGGKWVTCGKADNNMQGNKMYVHPESPNTGSHWMRQEISFGKLKLTNNKGANNNNTQMIVLQSLHKYQPRLHIVEVTEDGVEDLNEPSKTQTFTFSETQFIAVTAYQNTDITQLKIDHNPFAKGFRDNYDSMYTASENDRLTPSPTDSPRSHQIVPGGRYGVQSFFPEPFVNTLPQARYYNGERTVPQTNGLLSPQQSEEVANPPQRWLVTPVQQPGTNKLDIGSYESEYTSSTLLPYGIKSLPLQTSHALGYYPDPTFPAMAGWGGRGSYQRKMAAGLPWASRTSPPVFSEDQLSKEKVKEEIGSSWIETPPSIKSLDSNDSGVYTSACKRRRLSPSTSSNDNSPSIKCEDINAEEYSKDTSKGMGGYYAFYTTP, encoded by the exons ATGCAGTTAGGCGAGCAGCTCTTGGTGAGCTCTGTGAACCTACCCAGTGCGCACTTCTACCCGTTGGAGAGTGcgcgaggcggcggcggcggagggaGCACCAGCCACCTTCCTGGGGCTGCCCCCTCGCCCCAGAGGCTGGACTTAGACAAAGCACCCAAGAAGTTCTCCAGCAGCCTCTCGTGCGAGGCGGGGAACGGGGAAACTGACGCCAGCGCGGGGGCCCCCGTGGCCATGCTCAGTGACGCCGACGCCGGGGACACCTTTGCCAGCGCCTCTACAGTGGCCAAGCCAGGACCCCCGGACGGCCGCAAGGGCTCCCCCTGCGGAGAGGAGGAGCTGCCTtctgccgctgccgccgccgccgccgctgccgcagCCACCGCGCGCTACTCCATGGACAGCCTGAGCTCGGAGCGCTACTATCTTCAGTCTCCCGGGCCTCAAGGCTCTGAGCTGGCTGCGCCCTGCTCTCTCTTCCCGTACCAGGCAGCGGCCGGGGCGCCTCATGGATCTGTTTACCCAGCTCCCAACGGCGCGCGTTACCCCTATGGCTCCATGCTGCCCCCCGGTGGATTCCCCGCagctgtgtgcccacctgggaggGCACAATTCGGTCCTGGAGCCGGCGCGGGCAGTGGTGCAGGCAGCAGCGGCGGCGGGGGTTGCGGCCCCGGTGCCTATCAGTATAGCCAGGGGGCCCCGCTCTACGGGCCGTACCCTGGAGCAGCAGCGGCCGGCTCTTGCGGAGGATTGGGGGGCCTGGGGGTTCCCGGTTCCGGCTTCCGCGCCCACGTCTACCTGTGCAACCGGCCTCTGTGGCTTAAATTCCATCGTCACCAAACTGAGATGATCATTACGAAACAGGGCAG GCGCATGTTTCCTTTCTTGAGCTTCAACATAAACGGACTCAATCCCACTGCCCACTACAACGTGTTCGTAGAGGTGGTTCTGGCGGACCCTAACCACTGGCGCTTCCAGGGGGGCAAGTGGGTGACCTGCGGCAAAGCCGACAATAACATGCAGG gAAACAAAATGTATGTTCACCCAGAGTCTCCTAATACTGGCTCCCACTGGATGAGACAGGAAATTTCCTTTGGGAAATTAAAACTCACCAATAACAAAGGAGCAAATAACAACAACACCCAG ATGATAGTCTTACAGTCTTTACACAAATACCAACCACGACTGCACATTGTGGAAGTGACAGAGGATGGTGTGGAGGACTTGAATGAGCCCTCGAAGACCCAAACCTTTACCTTCTCAGAAACACAGTTCATTGCAGTGACTGCATATCAAAACACTGAT ATTACTCAACTAAAGATTGATCATAACCCCTTTGCAAAAGGCTTCAGGGACAACTATGATTC CATGTACACCGCTTCAGAAAATGACAGGTTAACTCCATCTCCCACGGATTCTCCTAGATCCCACCAGATTGTCCCTGGAGGTCGGTACGGCGTTCAGTCCTTCTTCCCGGAGCCCTTTGTCAACACTTTACCTCAAGCCCGATATTATAATGGCGAGAGAACCGTGCCACAGACCAACGGCCTCCTTTCACCCCAACAGAGCGAAGAGGTGGCCAACCCTCCCCAGCGATGGCTTGTCACACCTGTCCAGCAACCTGGGACCAACAAACTAGACATCGGTTCCTATGAATCTGAATATACTTCCAGTACCTTGCTCCCATATGGTATTAAATCCTTGCCCCTCCAGACATCCCATGCCCTGGGGTATTACCCTGACCCAACCTTCCCTGCAATGGCAGGGTGGGGAGGTCGAGGCTCCTACCAGAGGAAGATGGCAGCTGGACTACCGTGGGCCTCCAGAACCAGCCCTCCTGTATTCTCTGAAGATCAGCTCTCCAAGGagaaagtcaaagaagaaattggCTCTTCTTGGATAGAAACACCTCCTTCCATCAAGTCTCTAGATTCCAATGATTCAGGGGTATACACCAGTGCTTGTAAGCGAAGGCGGCTGTCTCCTAGCACCTCCAGTAATGACAATTCTCCCTCCATAAAGTGTGAAGACATTAATGCTGAAGAGTACAGTAAAGACACCTCAAAAGGCATGGGGGGGTATTATGCTTTTTATACAACTCCCTGA